From the genome of Enoplosus armatus isolate fEnoArm2 chromosome 21, fEnoArm2.hap1, whole genome shotgun sequence, one region includes:
- the LOC139304491 gene encoding zinc transporter ZIP12-like isoform X3, whose protein sequence is MHFRSSAPTLLLLLRLCLLGRVLEVKGQERGYLREALRALDLPLGTDDEPQLQKNDTGVLINKLLQAVHCAERTGTSQDVCDKCLTPHVALSVLEDDGKAYLTKGDYQRISTVLLYYLINLQDLCVSNAVSPSSLSSSSSSSFGNYQFYILALTNLHPAEDNLFLSSSETESILQLINQHYDPSNQDSSSDLQCIDAARLLEDVNVQENPGASTSSVPKLAAAIISHILQGHCFRRRDLPSPAFFTNNIFRSLNRSSNLQIIDLEELLHQLRVGREGATHSHDRKRLSITGSSQKGPGRPLDGCNHETGAINRDWEQVCFSANQLADIFALNPHLPISKEHFRHICPAIIQQLLGNACESAEQNRRGSLPTALEKYGYSTAAVLLITVGSMLGICLIFFNSCQETYTLILQLFVGLAVGTLSGDALLHLIPQILGLHDDTHSHDDDGDYTEGKEYLWRILGMIAGIYGFFLIERLFSFFVPSHGHGHSSDLSLELHCNGQSQRGKSISTIQLVTIPCYIKISSSATQAPFVFPGQGVPLLAVMIIVGDSLHNFADGLVVGAAFSSSAETGMATTVAILCHEIPHEMGDFAVLLSSGLSVKTAVLMNFLSALTAFMGLYIGLFVSAEMEVQQWIFAVTAGIFLYLSLVEMLPEMSRVKTDRPCLMFLLQNLGLLMGWACLLLLALFEHELKL, encoded by the exons ATGCACTTCAGGAGCAGTGCTCccactttgctgctgctgctgcgtcttTGTCTGCTGGGGAGGGTGCTGGAGGTGAAAGGGCAGGAGCGGGGGTACCTGCGGGAGGCTCTCAGGGCCTTGGATCTGCCCCTGGGTACCGACGATGAGCCACAGCTCCAAAAGAACGACACCGGTGTCCTGATCAACAAGCTCCTCCAGGCGGTGCACTGTGCAGAGCGGACTGGCACTTCCCAGGACGTCTGTGACAAG TGCCTGACACCACATGTCGCTCTCTCTGTGCTAGAGGATGATGGGAAGGCTTACCTCACTAAGGGGGACTACCAGCGGATCTCCACTGTTCTGCTGTACTACTTAATTAACTTGCAAGACCTGTGTGTGTCAAATGCGGtatctccttcctccctttcctcgtcctcctcctcctcatttggGAACTATCAGTTCTACATTTTGGCCCTCACCAATCTTCACCCAGCTGAGGACAACCTCTTCCTATCGTCCAGTGAAACAGAAAGTATTCTGCAGCTCATCAACCAGCACTACGACCCCTCCAATCAAGACTCCTCATCTGATTTGCAA TGTATTGATGCTGCTCGCCTCCTTGAAGATGTCAACGTACAAGAAAATCCAGGTGCTAGTACGTCTTCTGTGCCCAAACTGGCCGCAGCCATCATCAGCCACATCCTGCAGGGCCACTGTTTCAGACGGAGGGACCTCCCGTCTCCTGCTTTCTTTACCAACAATATCTTCCGATCCCTCAATCGCTCAAGTAACCTGCAGATAATAG ACTTAGAGGAGTTGCTTCATCAGCTGCGAGTAGGACGGGAAGGAGCGACACACTCTCACGACAGAAAGAGGCTGAGCATCACAGGGAGTTCACAGAAAGGGCCCGGGCGTCCGCTGGATGGTTGCAACCATGAAACTGGAGCAATAAACAGAGACTGGGAGCAG GTATGtttttcagccaatcagctggcGGATATTTTTGCTCTGAATCCTCATTTGCCAATTTCCAAGGAGCACTTCAGACATATTTGCCCAGCCATCATTCAGCAGTTGCTAGGCAATGCCTGTGAGTCTGCAGAGCAAAACAGAAGAGGATCTCTTCCCACTGCTCTGGAGA agTATGGCTACAGCACGGCTGCCGTCCTGCTCATCACGGTGGGCTCCATGCTCGGTATCTGCCTGATCTTCTTCAACTCCTGCCAGGAAACCTACACACTCatcctgcagctgtttgtgggCCTGGCAGTGGGAACCCTCTCAGGAGATGCACTCCTGCACCTCATACCACAG ATCCTTGGCCTCCATGATGACACTCAcagtcatgatgatgatggagactATACAGAAGGAAAGGAGTATCTGTGGAGGATTCTGGGCATGATCGCAGGGATCTATGGCTTTTTCCTTATCGAaagactcttttctttttttgttccctcTCATGGCCAT GGTCATTCTAGCGACCTTTCCTTAGAGCTCCACTGCAACGGTCAGTCACAGAGGGGCAAGTCCATCTCCACCATACAGCTGGTGA CCATTCCTTGTTACATAAAAATATCCT CTTCAGCGACACAGGCTCCCTTTGTGTTCCCAGGACAAGGGGTTCCTCTGCTGGCTGTGATGATAATCGTGGGAGACAGCCTTCATAACTTTGCAGATGGCCTGGTTGTCGGGGCGGCCTTCTCCTCTTCAGCCGAGACCGGCATGGCGACCACCGTGGCCATCCTGTGCCACGAGATCCCGCACGAGATGG GGGACTTTGCAGTGTTGCTGAGCTCCGGACTGTCAGTGAAGACCGCCGTGCTAATGAACTTTCTCAGCGCTCTGACGGCCTTCATGGGCCTCTACATCGGACTGTTTGTTTCCGCAGAGATGGAAGTGCAGCAATGGATCTTCGCTGTTACTGCTGGGATTTTCCTCTATTTGTCCCTGGTAGAAATG CTTCCAGAGATGAGTCgagtgaagacagacagaccgtGTCTCATGTTTCTCCTACAGAACCTCGGCCTATTGATGGGTTGGGCCTGTCTTCTGCTCCTCGCACTCTTTGAGCATGAACTCAAGCTCTAA
- the LOC139304491 gene encoding zinc transporter ZIP12-like isoform X1: MHFRSSAPTLLLLLRLCLLGRVLEVKGQERGYLREALRALDLPLGTDDEPQLQKNDTGVLINKLLQAVHCAERTGTSQDVCDKCLTPHVALSVLEDDGKAYLTKGDYQRISTVLLYYLINLQDLCVSNAVSPSSLSSSSSSSFGNYQFYILALTNLHPAEDNLFLSSSETESILQLINQHYDPSNQDSSSDLQCIDAARLLEDVNVQENPGASTSSVPKLAAAIISHILQGHCFRRRDLPSPAFFTNNIFRSLNRSSNLQIIDLEELLHQLRVGREGATHSHDRKRLSITGSSQKGPGRPLDGCNHETGAINRDWEQVCFSANQLADIFALNPHLPISKEHFRHICPAIIQQLLGNACESAEQNRRGSLPTALEKYGYSTAAVLLITVGSMLGICLIFFNSCQETYTLILQLFVGLAVGTLSGDALLHLIPQILGLHDDTHSHDDDGDYTEGKEYLWRILGMIAGIYGFFLIERLFSFFVPSHGHVRLSFFGHSSDLSLELHCNGQSQRGKSISTIQLGPVDDLECTESVSPEHADTRKPSHQRQGVPLLAVMIIVGDSLHNFADGLVVGAAFSSSAETGMATTVAILCHEIPHEMGDFAVLLSSGLSVKTAVLMNFLSALTAFMGLYIGLFVSAEMEVQQWIFAVTAGIFLYLSLVEMLPEMSRVKTDRPCLMFLLQNLGLLMGWACLLLLALFEHELKL; encoded by the exons ATGCACTTCAGGAGCAGTGCTCccactttgctgctgctgctgcgtcttTGTCTGCTGGGGAGGGTGCTGGAGGTGAAAGGGCAGGAGCGGGGGTACCTGCGGGAGGCTCTCAGGGCCTTGGATCTGCCCCTGGGTACCGACGATGAGCCACAGCTCCAAAAGAACGACACCGGTGTCCTGATCAACAAGCTCCTCCAGGCGGTGCACTGTGCAGAGCGGACTGGCACTTCCCAGGACGTCTGTGACAAG TGCCTGACACCACATGTCGCTCTCTCTGTGCTAGAGGATGATGGGAAGGCTTACCTCACTAAGGGGGACTACCAGCGGATCTCCACTGTTCTGCTGTACTACTTAATTAACTTGCAAGACCTGTGTGTGTCAAATGCGGtatctccttcctccctttcctcgtcctcctcctcctcatttggGAACTATCAGTTCTACATTTTGGCCCTCACCAATCTTCACCCAGCTGAGGACAACCTCTTCCTATCGTCCAGTGAAACAGAAAGTATTCTGCAGCTCATCAACCAGCACTACGACCCCTCCAATCAAGACTCCTCATCTGATTTGCAA TGTATTGATGCTGCTCGCCTCCTTGAAGATGTCAACGTACAAGAAAATCCAGGTGCTAGTACGTCTTCTGTGCCCAAACTGGCCGCAGCCATCATCAGCCACATCCTGCAGGGCCACTGTTTCAGACGGAGGGACCTCCCGTCTCCTGCTTTCTTTACCAACAATATCTTCCGATCCCTCAATCGCTCAAGTAACCTGCAGATAATAG ACTTAGAGGAGTTGCTTCATCAGCTGCGAGTAGGACGGGAAGGAGCGACACACTCTCACGACAGAAAGAGGCTGAGCATCACAGGGAGTTCACAGAAAGGGCCCGGGCGTCCGCTGGATGGTTGCAACCATGAAACTGGAGCAATAAACAGAGACTGGGAGCAG GTATGtttttcagccaatcagctggcGGATATTTTTGCTCTGAATCCTCATTTGCCAATTTCCAAGGAGCACTTCAGACATATTTGCCCAGCCATCATTCAGCAGTTGCTAGGCAATGCCTGTGAGTCTGCAGAGCAAAACAGAAGAGGATCTCTTCCCACTGCTCTGGAGA agTATGGCTACAGCACGGCTGCCGTCCTGCTCATCACGGTGGGCTCCATGCTCGGTATCTGCCTGATCTTCTTCAACTCCTGCCAGGAAACCTACACACTCatcctgcagctgtttgtgggCCTGGCAGTGGGAACCCTCTCAGGAGATGCACTCCTGCACCTCATACCACAG ATCCTTGGCCTCCATGATGACACTCAcagtcatgatgatgatggagactATACAGAAGGAAAGGAGTATCTGTGGAGGATTCTGGGCATGATCGCAGGGATCTATGGCTTTTTCCTTATCGAaagactcttttctttttttgttccctcTCATGGCCATGTAAGACTTTCGTTTTTT GGTCATTCTAGCGACCTTTCCTTAGAGCTCCACTGCAACGGTCAGTCACAGAGGGGCAAGTCCATCTCCACCATACAGCTG GGACCAGTGGATGACTTGGAGTGTACAGAATCAGTCTCTCCTGAACACGCAGACACAAGGAAGCCTTCACATCAGA GACAAGGGGTTCCTCTGCTGGCTGTGATGATAATCGTGGGAGACAGCCTTCATAACTTTGCAGATGGCCTGGTTGTCGGGGCGGCCTTCTCCTCTTCAGCCGAGACCGGCATGGCGACCACCGTGGCCATCCTGTGCCACGAGATCCCGCACGAGATGG GGGACTTTGCAGTGTTGCTGAGCTCCGGACTGTCAGTGAAGACCGCCGTGCTAATGAACTTTCTCAGCGCTCTGACGGCCTTCATGGGCCTCTACATCGGACTGTTTGTTTCCGCAGAGATGGAAGTGCAGCAATGGATCTTCGCTGTTACTGCTGGGATTTTCCTCTATTTGTCCCTGGTAGAAATG CTTCCAGAGATGAGTCgagtgaagacagacagaccgtGTCTCATGTTTCTCCTACAGAACCTCGGCCTATTGATGGGTTGGGCCTGTCTTCTGCTCCTCGCACTCTTTGAGCATGAACTCAAGCTCTAA
- the LOC139304491 gene encoding zinc transporter ZIP12-like isoform X2, producing the protein MHFRSSAPTLLLLLRLCLLGRVLEVKGQERGYLREALRALDLPLGTDDEPQLQKNDTGVLINKLLQAVHCAERTGTSQDVCDKCLTPHVALSVLEDDGKAYLTKGDYQRISTVLLYYLINLQDLCVSNAVSPSSLSSSSSSSFGNYQFYILALTNLHPAEDNLFLSSSETESILQLINQHYDPSNQDSSSDLQCIDAARLLEDVNVQENPGASTSSVPKLAAAIISHILQGHCFRRRDLPSPAFFTNNIFRSLNRSSNLQIIDLEELLHQLRVGREGATHSHDRKRLSITGSSQKGPGRPLDGCNHETGAINRDWEQVCFSANQLADIFALNPHLPISKEHFRHICPAIIQQLLGNACESAEQNRRGSLPTALEKYGYSTAAVLLITVGSMLGICLIFFNSCQETYTLILQLFVGLAVGTLSGDALLHLIPQILGLHDDTHSHDDDGDYTEGKEYLWRILGMIAGIYGFFLIERLFSFFVPSHGHGHSSDLSLELHCNGQSQRGKSISTIQLGPVDDLECTESVSPEHADTRKPSHQRQGVPLLAVMIIVGDSLHNFADGLVVGAAFSSSAETGMATTVAILCHEIPHEMGDFAVLLSSGLSVKTAVLMNFLSALTAFMGLYIGLFVSAEMEVQQWIFAVTAGIFLYLSLVEMLPEMSRVKTDRPCLMFLLQNLGLLMGWACLLLLALFEHELKL; encoded by the exons ATGCACTTCAGGAGCAGTGCTCccactttgctgctgctgctgcgtcttTGTCTGCTGGGGAGGGTGCTGGAGGTGAAAGGGCAGGAGCGGGGGTACCTGCGGGAGGCTCTCAGGGCCTTGGATCTGCCCCTGGGTACCGACGATGAGCCACAGCTCCAAAAGAACGACACCGGTGTCCTGATCAACAAGCTCCTCCAGGCGGTGCACTGTGCAGAGCGGACTGGCACTTCCCAGGACGTCTGTGACAAG TGCCTGACACCACATGTCGCTCTCTCTGTGCTAGAGGATGATGGGAAGGCTTACCTCACTAAGGGGGACTACCAGCGGATCTCCACTGTTCTGCTGTACTACTTAATTAACTTGCAAGACCTGTGTGTGTCAAATGCGGtatctccttcctccctttcctcgtcctcctcctcctcatttggGAACTATCAGTTCTACATTTTGGCCCTCACCAATCTTCACCCAGCTGAGGACAACCTCTTCCTATCGTCCAGTGAAACAGAAAGTATTCTGCAGCTCATCAACCAGCACTACGACCCCTCCAATCAAGACTCCTCATCTGATTTGCAA TGTATTGATGCTGCTCGCCTCCTTGAAGATGTCAACGTACAAGAAAATCCAGGTGCTAGTACGTCTTCTGTGCCCAAACTGGCCGCAGCCATCATCAGCCACATCCTGCAGGGCCACTGTTTCAGACGGAGGGACCTCCCGTCTCCTGCTTTCTTTACCAACAATATCTTCCGATCCCTCAATCGCTCAAGTAACCTGCAGATAATAG ACTTAGAGGAGTTGCTTCATCAGCTGCGAGTAGGACGGGAAGGAGCGACACACTCTCACGACAGAAAGAGGCTGAGCATCACAGGGAGTTCACAGAAAGGGCCCGGGCGTCCGCTGGATGGTTGCAACCATGAAACTGGAGCAATAAACAGAGACTGGGAGCAG GTATGtttttcagccaatcagctggcGGATATTTTTGCTCTGAATCCTCATTTGCCAATTTCCAAGGAGCACTTCAGACATATTTGCCCAGCCATCATTCAGCAGTTGCTAGGCAATGCCTGTGAGTCTGCAGAGCAAAACAGAAGAGGATCTCTTCCCACTGCTCTGGAGA agTATGGCTACAGCACGGCTGCCGTCCTGCTCATCACGGTGGGCTCCATGCTCGGTATCTGCCTGATCTTCTTCAACTCCTGCCAGGAAACCTACACACTCatcctgcagctgtttgtgggCCTGGCAGTGGGAACCCTCTCAGGAGATGCACTCCTGCACCTCATACCACAG ATCCTTGGCCTCCATGATGACACTCAcagtcatgatgatgatggagactATACAGAAGGAAAGGAGTATCTGTGGAGGATTCTGGGCATGATCGCAGGGATCTATGGCTTTTTCCTTATCGAaagactcttttctttttttgttccctcTCATGGCCAT GGTCATTCTAGCGACCTTTCCTTAGAGCTCCACTGCAACGGTCAGTCACAGAGGGGCAAGTCCATCTCCACCATACAGCTG GGACCAGTGGATGACTTGGAGTGTACAGAATCAGTCTCTCCTGAACACGCAGACACAAGGAAGCCTTCACATCAGA GACAAGGGGTTCCTCTGCTGGCTGTGATGATAATCGTGGGAGACAGCCTTCATAACTTTGCAGATGGCCTGGTTGTCGGGGCGGCCTTCTCCTCTTCAGCCGAGACCGGCATGGCGACCACCGTGGCCATCCTGTGCCACGAGATCCCGCACGAGATGG GGGACTTTGCAGTGTTGCTGAGCTCCGGACTGTCAGTGAAGACCGCCGTGCTAATGAACTTTCTCAGCGCTCTGACGGCCTTCATGGGCCTCTACATCGGACTGTTTGTTTCCGCAGAGATGGAAGTGCAGCAATGGATCTTCGCTGTTACTGCTGGGATTTTCCTCTATTTGTCCCTGGTAGAAATG CTTCCAGAGATGAGTCgagtgaagacagacagaccgtGTCTCATGTTTCTCCTACAGAACCTCGGCCTATTGATGGGTTGGGCCTGTCTTCTGCTCCTCGCACTCTTTGAGCATGAACTCAAGCTCTAA
- the LOC139304491 gene encoding zinc transporter ZIP12-like isoform X4 — protein MHFRSSAPTLLLLLRLCLLGRVLEVKGQERGYLREALRALDLPLGTDDEPQLQKNDTGVLINKLLQAVHCAERTGTSQDVCDKCLTPHVALSVLEDDGKAYLTKGDYQRISTVLLYYLINLQDLCVSNAVSPSSLSSSSSSSFGNYQFYILALTNLHPAEDNLFLSSSETESILQLINQHYDPSNQDSSSDLQCIDAARLLEDVNVQENPGASTSSVPKLAAAIISHILQGHCFRRRDLPSPAFFTNNIFRSLNRSSNLQIIDLEELLHQLRVGREGATHSHDRKRLSITGSSQKGPGRPLDGCNHETGAINRDWEQVCFSANQLADIFALNPHLPISKEHFRHICPAIIQQLLGNACESAEQNRRGSLPTALEKYGYSTAAVLLITVGSMLGICLIFFNSCQETYTLILQLFVGLAVGTLSGDALLHLIPQILGLHDDTHSHDDDGDYTEGKEYLWRILGMIAGIYGFFLIERLFSFFVPSHGHGPVDDLECTESVSPEHADTRKPSHQRQGVPLLAVMIIVGDSLHNFADGLVVGAAFSSSAETGMATTVAILCHEIPHEMGDFAVLLSSGLSVKTAVLMNFLSALTAFMGLYIGLFVSAEMEVQQWIFAVTAGIFLYLSLVEMLPEMSRVKTDRPCLMFLLQNLGLLMGWACLLLLALFEHELKL, from the exons ATGCACTTCAGGAGCAGTGCTCccactttgctgctgctgctgcgtcttTGTCTGCTGGGGAGGGTGCTGGAGGTGAAAGGGCAGGAGCGGGGGTACCTGCGGGAGGCTCTCAGGGCCTTGGATCTGCCCCTGGGTACCGACGATGAGCCACAGCTCCAAAAGAACGACACCGGTGTCCTGATCAACAAGCTCCTCCAGGCGGTGCACTGTGCAGAGCGGACTGGCACTTCCCAGGACGTCTGTGACAAG TGCCTGACACCACATGTCGCTCTCTCTGTGCTAGAGGATGATGGGAAGGCTTACCTCACTAAGGGGGACTACCAGCGGATCTCCACTGTTCTGCTGTACTACTTAATTAACTTGCAAGACCTGTGTGTGTCAAATGCGGtatctccttcctccctttcctcgtcctcctcctcctcatttggGAACTATCAGTTCTACATTTTGGCCCTCACCAATCTTCACCCAGCTGAGGACAACCTCTTCCTATCGTCCAGTGAAACAGAAAGTATTCTGCAGCTCATCAACCAGCACTACGACCCCTCCAATCAAGACTCCTCATCTGATTTGCAA TGTATTGATGCTGCTCGCCTCCTTGAAGATGTCAACGTACAAGAAAATCCAGGTGCTAGTACGTCTTCTGTGCCCAAACTGGCCGCAGCCATCATCAGCCACATCCTGCAGGGCCACTGTTTCAGACGGAGGGACCTCCCGTCTCCTGCTTTCTTTACCAACAATATCTTCCGATCCCTCAATCGCTCAAGTAACCTGCAGATAATAG ACTTAGAGGAGTTGCTTCATCAGCTGCGAGTAGGACGGGAAGGAGCGACACACTCTCACGACAGAAAGAGGCTGAGCATCACAGGGAGTTCACAGAAAGGGCCCGGGCGTCCGCTGGATGGTTGCAACCATGAAACTGGAGCAATAAACAGAGACTGGGAGCAG GTATGtttttcagccaatcagctggcGGATATTTTTGCTCTGAATCCTCATTTGCCAATTTCCAAGGAGCACTTCAGACATATTTGCCCAGCCATCATTCAGCAGTTGCTAGGCAATGCCTGTGAGTCTGCAGAGCAAAACAGAAGAGGATCTCTTCCCACTGCTCTGGAGA agTATGGCTACAGCACGGCTGCCGTCCTGCTCATCACGGTGGGCTCCATGCTCGGTATCTGCCTGATCTTCTTCAACTCCTGCCAGGAAACCTACACACTCatcctgcagctgtttgtgggCCTGGCAGTGGGAACCCTCTCAGGAGATGCACTCCTGCACCTCATACCACAG ATCCTTGGCCTCCATGATGACACTCAcagtcatgatgatgatggagactATACAGAAGGAAAGGAGTATCTGTGGAGGATTCTGGGCATGATCGCAGGGATCTATGGCTTTTTCCTTATCGAaagactcttttctttttttgttccctcTCATGGCCAT GGACCAGTGGATGACTTGGAGTGTACAGAATCAGTCTCTCCTGAACACGCAGACACAAGGAAGCCTTCACATCAGA GACAAGGGGTTCCTCTGCTGGCTGTGATGATAATCGTGGGAGACAGCCTTCATAACTTTGCAGATGGCCTGGTTGTCGGGGCGGCCTTCTCCTCTTCAGCCGAGACCGGCATGGCGACCACCGTGGCCATCCTGTGCCACGAGATCCCGCACGAGATGG GGGACTTTGCAGTGTTGCTGAGCTCCGGACTGTCAGTGAAGACCGCCGTGCTAATGAACTTTCTCAGCGCTCTGACGGCCTTCATGGGCCTCTACATCGGACTGTTTGTTTCCGCAGAGATGGAAGTGCAGCAATGGATCTTCGCTGTTACTGCTGGGATTTTCCTCTATTTGTCCCTGGTAGAAATG CTTCCAGAGATGAGTCgagtgaagacagacagaccgtGTCTCATGTTTCTCCTACAGAACCTCGGCCTATTGATGGGTTGGGCCTGTCTTCTGCTCCTCGCACTCTTTGAGCATGAACTCAAGCTCTAA